In candidate division WOR-3 bacterium, the genomic stretch TCTAATCGAACTTCAAAATAGGCAGGAGAAACGCTGAATTTAAGTTTTGGCTAATAGCACTTTTCGTTTTTGAAATTATTCGGCCGGATTGGGCTCGGATTAACAAATACCTGACATATCATTCTGAACAAAATGTAATGTCTTAAACCGTATCTATACCTCAGTTTTTGAGATGCTTTGCTCAACCTGACAACAAAATCAAAAGTGAAAAGAAAAATATCGAAATGGATTCTACTTTTTAATTTTGAACTTTAGTTTTGAGTCTTGCGATTTATGTTTTGAGTTAAAGGCAGTGGTTGGCACTTGGATAAATTTAATCTTAGAGTATCAGTGAAAAGATTAACTCCGACATTCAATAACAGATAGTTTAAACGATAGATTTTGACTTTTAATTTAATCTAATTATAATGTTTATATGCCAAAACTGATTGCCGTAGTTGATGACGAAGAAGATATTGTCGATTTAATCACTCACCATTTGGAAAAAGAGAAATTTAAGGTTGAGCCTTTTTATGATGGTGAGGCATTATTAGAATATGTTAAAAAGACTAAACCCAATTTAATTATCTTGGATTTAATGTTGCCTGGAATTGATGGGTTAGAAGTTTGTAAATTCTTAAAGAAAGAAGAGTCAACCAGTTCAATTCCAATAATTATGCTTACCGCAAAAAGCACTGAGGCCGACAAAGTGCTTGGTTTGGAGTTAGGGGCTGATGATTACATTACTAAACCATTTAGTCTTAGGGAATTGGTCGCACGAGTTAAATCCGTTTTACGCCGATTTGAGTCTAAACAACTCCAAGCGAAAATTGTTGAAATCGATGATCTAATGATTGATTTATCAAAATATCTGGTGACAATTAATAAAAAGAAGATTAATTTGACTACCACTGAGTTTAAACTATTGTCCGCTTTAATTTCTCGACCGGGTTGGGTATTTAGTCGCCAGCAATTATTAGATGAAATTTGGGAATACGACCGCGTTGTGCTTGACCGCACAATCGATGTCCATATTCGTAACTTACGAAAAAAACTGGGCAAATACGGTAAATATATCAAATCAATGCGCGGTGTAGGTTATAAATTTGAAAAGGAGTAATCCATTTTGAGACTTAATCTATTCTTACGCCAATTTCTAACTTATGCGTTAATTATTATTCTGACCACCTCAATTATCATTTTAATTACATCTTACGAGTATAAAAAAAACTATCTAAAAAGTTTGGAAATAGATTTACAAAAACAGGCAGAGATTATCCGTGCTGAGATTAAAGACGATTTGATTAATAAAAAATACAAAAAGATTGATTCCTTTATCAATAATCTCGCACCTCAAATTAAAACCCGAATTACGATTATCCGAAATGATGGCGTCGTCATTGCCGAATCAGATTATTCGGCTGATAAGATGGAAGACCACTCCACCCGCTCGGAATTTATCCAAGCCATTCAAACCGGATTGGGCAAAAAAATTCGCTTTAGCAAAACTATGCA encodes the following:
- a CDS encoding response regulator transcription factor, with the protein product MPKLIAVVDDEEDIVDLITHHLEKEKFKVEPFYDGEALLEYVKKTKPNLIILDLMLPGIDGLEVCKFLKKEESTSSIPIIMLTAKSTEADKVLGLELGADDYITKPFSLRELVARVKSVLRRFESKQLQAKIVEIDDLMIDLSKYLVTINKKKINLTTTEFKLLSALISRPGWVFSRQQLLDEIWEYDRVVLDRTIDVHIRNLRKKLGKYGKYIKSMRGVGYKFEKE